The proteins below come from a single Alkalinema sp. FACHB-956 genomic window:
- a CDS encoding GatB/YqeY domain-containing protein, which yields MASLIDHISEEIKSAMKAKEKVRLETLRSIKKVLLEKEVSVRPSGQQTLTEEQEMEALMQIAKQRRDAIEQYQAVGRQDLADQEAQELAIIEGFLPQQLTDEEVAQAIDAIIAQVGATSPKDMGKVMGPAMQQLKGKADGKKVQAIVKAKLG from the coding sequence ATGGCAAGCCTCATTGACCATATCAGTGAAGAGATTAAATCCGCCATGAAAGCCAAGGAGAAGGTGCGCCTGGAAACCTTGCGCAGCATCAAAAAAGTTCTCCTGGAGAAAGAAGTTAGCGTCCGTCCGTCAGGCCAGCAAACGTTGACAGAAGAGCAAGAAATGGAAGCGTTGATGCAGATAGCAAAGCAGCGACGGGATGCGATCGAACAATACCAAGCGGTGGGTCGGCAGGATTTAGCGGATCAAGAAGCCCAGGAGTTAGCCATCATTGAAGGGTTCCTGCCACAACAATTGACGGATGAAGAAGTGGCGCAAGCGATCGACGCAATCATTGCCCAGGTGGGGGCCACGAGTCCAAAGGATATGGGCAAAGTGATGGGGCCCGCCATGCAGCAACTCAAAGGCAAGGCCGATGGCAAAAAGGTGCAGGCGATCGTGAAAGCAAAGTTGGGTTAA